In Rosa chinensis cultivar Old Blush chromosome 1, RchiOBHm-V2, whole genome shotgun sequence, a genomic segment contains:
- the LOC112173028 gene encoding probable glutathione S-transferase: protein MILYIKDKLAELAEETKISPTLQGILATSLLEYIEESWKENPLLSEDPHERAAARFWAKFGDEKVLPSIWEAFNSEGKEQEEGIVKAKENLKYLEEELKGKKFFGGEHIGFADIALGWLAEYENVFEEVTSMKVIAEDEFPLLSEWKRTFADAPIIKENWPPRDKLVTKFQALREANLLKKVPK, encoded by the exons ATGATTTTGTATATCAAGGACAAGCTAGCGGAATTGGCCGAGGAG ACTAAAATTAGCCCAACCCTCCAAGGAATCTTGGCTACGTCCCTGCTTGAATACATTGAAGAGTCATGGAAAGAGAACCCTTTGCTATCCGAAGATCCTCACGAAAGAGCCGCTGCACGCTTTTGGGCAAAATTTGGTGATGAAAAG GTTCTGCCATCTATTTGGGAAGCCTTTAACAGTGAAGGGAAAGAGCAAGAGGAAGGTATTGTGAAGGCCAAGGAGAACTTGAAGTACTTGGAAGAGGAGCTAAAGGGGAAGAAATTCTTTGGGGGAGAGCATATTGGATTTGCAGATATTGCACTTGGATGGCTTGCAGAATATGAGAATGTGTTTGAAGAGGTAACTAGCATGAAAGTGATTGCAGAAGATGAGTTTCCATTGTTATCAGAATGGAAAAGGACTTTTGCAGATGCTCCTATAATCAAAGAGAATTGGCCTCCCAGAGACAAACTTGTCACCAAATTTCAGGCTCTCCGAGAGGCCAACCTCTTGAAAAAGGTACCTAAATGA